The genomic window GGCAACCAGGTACTGCAAGTGCTTAAAACAATATGGGACCGGGAAAGCTTCGACTATCTCGTTAACAATGCGGGAATAGCTCAACGAACACTTATTAAAGATACAACAGAAGAACTGTTCGACCAACTGGTGAACGTCAACTTTAAAGGTGTATTCTTTCTGACACAAAAGCTGCTTCCTTTCATCTCTGACGGCGGCCAGATCATTAACATTTCTTCCGGGCTGGCAAGGTTTGCGTTTCCGGGCGTAGCGGTGTACGGTGCGCTGAAAGCCGCAACTGAAGGTTTAACACGATACTTCGCCAAGGAATATGCTAACCGGAATATCCGGGTGAACAGTGTTGCGCCCGGTGCAATCGATACCGAGTTTGGCGGTGGAAAAGGTGATGAAGACCATAGGCATCAGATTGCAGCCGGTATAGCCCTGGGGCGCCTTGGTGTAGCAGATGATGTAGGTCTTTTTGTTGCATCGCTCTTATCAGATGACAGCAGGTACGTAAATGCCCAGCGTATAGAAGTGGGCGGCGGTATAATGATATGATCAATTATTAATAGCAAGCTTATGCCTGTCCTTATTCAAACGGGAAATGAAATATGAAACAGCAAATGCCAGGTATGTTTACTAAATTTGAATCAGGGTTAGACAACGGTTGTATGGATTATATAGATATCAAATCAATTGCCGAACTGCATGGTTTTTTTCATTACGATAAACCGCTGCACCCACTTATTTCCGTTATAGACCTGGCCAGGGTTGACCGCTCGAACAGAAAACCTGGAGCCTCTTACCGGCTTGACCTGTACTCCATAGCTTGTAAAAAGATCGAAGGTGTGTTTAGATACGGCCGGACCAGTTATGATTTTTCAGCGGGTTCGTTAATGTTTACCGCACCTGATCAGGTACTAACCCCGGGAGCCGAAAACAAGGTGGAGGGCTGGGCAATTTATATACACCCTGATTTTTTAAATGCAACCAGCAGAGGCCGTAAACTATCTGAGTATTCTTTCTTCGGTTATGACACCAATGAATGTCTTCATATTTCAGATGCTGAAAAGGATGTTTTGGAAGATTGTTTGCGCAATATCAGTAAAGAGATCGGAAACAACCTTGATAAACATTCGCATAATTTGATCCTAACAAACCTTGAACTGCTTTTATCTTACTGTTCAAGGTTTTACGACCGGCAGTTTTTAACCAGGGTGAAAGTGGGAAATGATATTGTTGAAAAATTTGAAAGACTTTTGAATGATTATTTTGCTCAAAACTCCCTGATTAACACCGGTATTCCGGATGTTAAGTATTTCGCCTCGCACTTAAATTTATCTGCCAATTACCTATCCGACCTATTAAGTAAATATACCGGCAAGTCAACACAGGAACAGATCCATTTGAAATTAATTGATAAAGCAAAGCATTTATTATGGAGTACAGAAAGCGCAATCAGCGAAATTGCTTATGGACTCGGCTTTGAGCACCCCTCGCATTTCACCAAAATTTTTAAAAACAAGGTCGGGCAGTCTCCGAAAGAATTCAGGAACCTGAATGAAAGAGGACAACGGCTATAAATAAAAAGCTATGAAAACGTTAAATATCCATCATCAGGCAAAAGCGATTTGGCTGCTTTTGCTGTTCGTACCATTTATATTTTCCATTCCGGTAAAAGCGCAGGATACCACACACGTCCGAAATGTGGTGCTGGTTCACGGTGCTTTTGTAGACGGATCTGGCTGGCAGCCGGTTTACGAAATACTTACTAAAAAAGGATATAAAGTAAGTGTAACACAACATACGCTTACCTCTTTTGAAGAAGATATAGCAGCGGTAAAGCGAATAATTGATCAGCAGGACGGGCCCTGTATCCTGGTTGGCCATAGCTATGGAGGAGCCATTATCACGGTAGCCGGCAATGATCCAAAAGTGGCCGGCTTGGTATATATTGCTGCACATGCCCCTGATGATGGCGAGTCGGAGGCAAATAACGGCAAGATGAATCCTTCGGCTTATAAGTCGCTGATCAAGGGAAAGGACGGCTGGGATTATATTGATCCGAAATTCTTTGCAGCCGATTTTTCAGCGGATCTACCGGCATCAAAGGCCGATTTTATGGCCAACTCGCAAACGCCAACAGCGGATTCCGTATTTCATGCCATTATCCACAACCCTGCCTGGAAAACAAAGCCGAGTTGGTATATGGTAGCCAAGTCCGACCGGATCATTAATCCGGATCTGGAAAGAATGTATGCAAAACGTGCAAAAAGCCAGGTAATAGAAATAGAAGGAGCCAGCCATTCGGTTTACATCTCGCACGCTAAAGAAGTAGCCCAACTCATTATTGCTGCAGCCAAAGGTACAATACAAAACAAATAACCCGTTGAAAACAGATTGGCGTCGCATGAACTGTCCAATTTATGTTTGTCCCGCTTCTATTTACAGTTCAACACTACTTTTTGCTTAGTTTTTTGGCGATATACACTGATGGCAGCATATTAAATTCTTGTTTAAAATACTTGGTAAAGTACTTTGGGTTGTTGAAACCAACCTCATAGGCAATTTCGGAAACGGTTAGCTGCGATTTTTCCAAAAGCTGGATTGCTTTTCTTAAGCGGTAAAAACGGATATACTCTACCGGAGATTTCCCCGTTAAAAGCAGTACTTTTTTGTAAAGGCTTACACGGCTCATGTTCATGTCTTGGCTCAGCTGATCTACAGAATAATCAGCATTGGATACATTGGTTTCGATCAGCACAGAAAGCTGCCGCATAAATTTTTCATCAACAGACTCTATTTCATCGGCTTTGGGACTGATATCGACCTGCTTTTTATATTTTATCTTCGAAGATGCTAACTGTTTCAGCTGATTTTTGATTTTGAAAAGCAGTATTTCAAAATTAAAAGGTTTCATTACATAATCATTAGCCCCGGTTTGAAGACCAGAAAGTTGCACCTCTTCGCCGGTAAGTGCGGTCAGTAATATTACCGGCGTATCGGCAGTGCGTACATCGCCTTTAATTTTTTTACACAGATCGATACCGTTCATTCCGGGCATACTGATATCGCTCACCACCAGATCTGGATGGGCAGATAAGACTTTTTGCCATCCCTCTTTTCCATTTACGGCTTCGTAGATCTGATAAAATTCGTTTAAATTATCTTTTAAATAAAACCTAAAGTCATCGTTATCCTCTACCAATAGTAACACAGGTTTTTTATCGAATCCCGATACAGCCTCATCATTACTTTCTTCGGTTGCTACTCTGGTAGACAGCTTAGCTGTAAAACTGAGCTTACTATTTTCTACTATTGTTACATCCGCCTCATCAAAAGGAATTTTAACTGTAAAGGTAGAACCCGCACCAACCTTACTTTCAGCCCAAATCTCACCACAATGCAAGCGGACAAACTCTTTGGTAATGGCCAAACCTATTCCGCTGCCCTGATTAACAAGAGATCCTGGGATATCGCTCTGAAAGAAGCGGTCGAATATCCTGTTGAGTTTATCTTCTTCAATACCGATACCGTCATCGCTAATACTGATCAAAAGACAGGTTTGATTAAAATTATTCAGCGTCGAACTTAACAGCACACTAACCGATCCACTTTCGGATGTAAATTTAAATGCATTGGAAAGCAGATTGAACAGTATCCTTTCTATTTTATCATGATCAAAAGCTGTGATTAAGCTGATGAGTTCGGATTCGAAATAGAATTTAATATTTTTCTTTTCGGCAATATCGGTAAAAGAATAGGTCAGGTCTTTTATAAAATCGACCACATCGCCAAGTTTGCAATCAAGCTTTAACTGCTGCACTTCCATTCTTCTGAAATCAAGCAGCTGGTTTACCATGTTCAGCAGGCGCCGCCCATTTCGATGGATCATTTGCATCTGCTGTTTTTTTCCTTCGTCTGCTGTCTGTCTGATTAGTTTTTCCATCGGGGTAATGATCAGTGATAAAGGTGTACGAAACTCGTGACTTACATTGGTGAAAAATTTGATCTTCATCAGACCCAGATCGTGCATACGTTTTGCCTCATGGCGCTCCTGCTCCAACGCAAATTCGCGTTTTAATTTTTGGATACCGCGGTGTCTGATCAGAAAAAGTATTCCGCCGGCAAGCGCAAGATAAAGCAAATAAGCT from Flavobacterium sp. W4I14 includes these protein-coding regions:
- a CDS encoding NAD(P)-dependent dehydrogenase (short-subunit alcohol dehydrogenase family) (product_source=COG1028; cath_funfam=3.40.50.720; cog=COG1028; pfam=PF13561; superfamily=51735), which encodes MNTTDQQSKIVLVTGGSRGIGKSIALNAAKRGIGVILTYNSQPEHGQAVADEINQNGGKAVALQLNSGDTGSFSNFGNQVLQVLKTIWDRESFDYLVNNAGIAQRTLIKDTTEELFDQLVNVNFKGVFFLTQKLLPFISDGGQIINISSGLARFAFPGVAVYGALKAATEGLTRYFAKEYANRNIRVNSVAPGAIDTEFGGGKGDEDHRHQIAAGIALGRLGVADDVGLFVASLLSDDSRYVNAQRIEVGGGIMI
- a CDS encoding AraC family transcriptional activator of pobA (product_source=KO:K18954; cath_funfam=1.10.10.60; cog=COG2207; ko=KO:K18954; pfam=PF12833; smart=SM00342; superfamily=46689,47762,51215); the encoded protein is MKQQMPGMFTKFESGLDNGCMDYIDIKSIAELHGFFHYDKPLHPLISVIDLARVDRSNRKPGASYRLDLYSIACKKIEGVFRYGRTSYDFSAGSLMFTAPDQVLTPGAENKVEGWAIYIHPDFLNATSRGRKLSEYSFFGYDTNECLHISDAEKDVLEDCLRNISKEIGNNLDKHSHNLILTNLELLLSYCSRFYDRQFLTRVKVGNDIVEKFERLLNDYFAQNSLINTGIPDVKYFASHLNLSANYLSDLLSKYTGKSTQEQIHLKLIDKAKHLLWSTESAISEIAYGLGFEHPSHFTKIFKNKVGQSPKEFRNLNERGQRL
- a CDS encoding pimeloyl-ACP methyl ester carboxylesterase (product_source=COG0596; cath_funfam=3.40.50.1820; cog=COG0596; pfam=PF12697; superfamily=53474; transmembrane_helix_parts=Inside_1_11,TMhelix_12_31,Outside_32_263), coding for MKTLNIHHQAKAIWLLLLFVPFIFSIPVKAQDTTHVRNVVLVHGAFVDGSGWQPVYEILTKKGYKVSVTQHTLTSFEEDIAAVKRIIDQQDGPCILVGHSYGGAIITVAGNDPKVAGLVYIAAHAPDDGESEANNGKMNPSAYKSLIKGKDGWDYIDPKFFAADFSADLPASKADFMANSQTPTADSVFHAIIHNPAWKTKPSWYMVAKSDRIINPDLERMYAKRAKSQVIEIEGASHSVYISHAKEVAQLIIAAAKGTIQNK